Within Gemmatimonadaceae bacterium, the genomic segment TTGCCGACGAGCGTCGCCAGCGCGTCGAGCGCTTGCGCCGCGTCGGGACCTTCGGCACGCAGCGTGATGCTGGATCCATGTTCGGCCGCCAGCATCATCACGCCCATGATGCTCTTGCCGTTCACGTCGAGATCGTCCTTCACGATCGTGATCTCGGCTTGGAATTTCGAGGCGAGCTTCACGATCTCGGCGGCCGGCCGCGCGTGCAGGCCGTTGCGGTTGACGATCTGAACGGTGCGTTCGGGCATTAGGCGATCACCGAGACGAGGACGAAAGCAGCGAGCACGCCGAGCGAGAGCCTCCAGCCTTCGATGCGACCCTTCAGACGCACGACGACGAACGCGCCGACCGCGACAGCGATGAGGACGCCGCCAAGGAGATTTCGCCCGGGGCCGATGATCCGGCCGAGCGACAACGGAATCGCCAC encodes:
- a CDS encoding HPr family phosphocarrier protein, which translates into the protein MPERTVQIVNRNGLHARPAAEIVKLASKFQAEITIVKDDLDVNGKSIMGVMMLAAEHGSSITLRAEGPDAAQALDALATLVGNKFGES